Proteins found in one Zea mays cultivar B73 chromosome 1, Zm-B73-REFERENCE-NAM-5.0, whole genome shotgun sequence genomic segment:
- the LOC103643615 gene encoding potassium transporter 27 isoform X1: MAPAQHQAAADRGSREEIVIVDLESEAGADDAAAAAATMQRQDSLYAAATRAAGANHHGQDSWARTLRLAFQCVGILYGDIGTSPLFVYSSTFRDGVGHPDDLLGALSLIIYSFLLFTVIKYVYIALRANDDGDGGTFALYTLISRHAKVSLIPNQQVEEDDLVAKYNRDKPPATLRRAEWMKELLETNKAVKVSLFLITMLATAMVISDAILTPAISDEIVWITVGILVALFAIQRFGTDKVGYLFAPIILLWLLLIAAVGFYNLVKYDTGALRAFNMKYIIDYFRRNKKKGWASLGGILLCFTGTEALFADLGYFSIRSIQLSFGFGLVPSVLLAYIGQAAYLRVHPEDVANTFYRSTPISLFWPTFILALAASIIGSQAMISCAFATISHSQTLGCFPRVKILHTSRQYSGQLYIPEVNYLLCLGACLVTVGFRTTVIIGEAHGICVVLVMIVTTLLLTIVMLLVWKISVWWIVAFFLVFMSSESIYLSAILSRFAHGAYVPVAMSAVLMVVMVVWHYVHVNKYRFELEHSIPRDKVKELLERSDIQRVPGIGLFYTELVQGIPPVFRHLIEKIPSIHSVLIFVSMKHLPIPSVDMSERFLFRQVDREDYKVFQCVARYGYRDPFEEAKDFVDKLVEHLQYYIRDVNLYGLGCEPMMKQSFSYCSSRAESFGSHEKTKVKAVYAEEMLTPAESFSEHARQASGKNKLFTQFQGDKMNIVEMMKIQQEQQAVLEEMSKGVVYIFGESEVVARPHSSLIKKIAINYIYSFLRKNSRNGEKMLSIPRRQILKVGVSYEI, from the exons ATGGCGCCAGCCCAGCATCAAGCAGCAGCTGACAGAGGCAGCAGGGAAGAGATCGTCATCGTGGACCTCGAGAGCGAGGCCGGCGCCGacgacgcggcggcggcggcggcgacgatgCAGCGGCAGGACTCGCTGTACGCGGCCGCAACAAGAGCCGCCGGCGCCAACCACCACGGACAG GACAGCTGGGCCAGGACGCTGCGGCTGGCGTTCCAGTGCGTGGGGATCCTGTACGGCGACATTGGCACGTCGCCGCTGTTCGTGTACTCGAGCACGTTCCGGGACGGCGTCGGCCACCCGGACGACCTGCTCGGCGCGCTCTCCCTCATCATCTACAGCTTCCTGCTCTTCACCGTCATCAAGTACGTCTACATCGCCCTGCGAGCCAACGACGACGGTGACG GTGGCACTTTCGCCCTCTACACTCTCATCTCGCGCCACGCCAAGGTGAGCCTGATCCCGAACCAGCAGGTGGAGGAGGACGACCTCGTCGCCAAGTACAACCGCGACAAGCCGCCGGCGACGCTCCGGCGAGCGGAATGGATGAAGGAGCTGCTCGAGACGAACAAGGCCGTCAAGGTCTCGCTCTTCCTCATCACCATGCTCGCCACCGCCATGGTCATCAGCGACGCTATCCTCACCCCTGCAATCTCAG ACGAGATAGTCTGGATCACCGTGGGGATTCTGGTGGCGCTGTTCGCGATCCAGAGGTTCGGGACGGACAAGGTCGGCTACCTGTTCGCGCCGATCATCCTGCTCTGGCTGCTCCTGATCGCGGCCGTCGGCTTCTACAACCTGGTGAAGTACGACACCGGCGCTCTCAGGGCGTTCAACATGAAGTACATCATCGACTACTTCAGACGGAACAAGAAGAAAGGGTGGGCCTCCCTTGGAGGCATACTCCTTTGCTTCACAG GCACAGAAGCCCTTTTTGCTGATCTAGGCTACTTCAGCATCAGGTCGATCCAG CTGAGCTTTGGCTTCGGTTTAGTCCCCTCAGTGCTGCTCGCTTACATCGGGCAAGCAGCGTACTTGAGAGTGCACCCGGAGGATGTGGCCAACACTTTCTACAGATCCACTCCAA TCTCCTTGTTCTGGCCAACGTTCATTCTCGCGCTAGCAGCATCGATCATTGGGAGCCAAGCCATGATCTCCTGCGCCTTCGCGACAATCTCGCATTCCCAGACACTCGGTTGCTTTCCGAGGGTAAAGATACTGCACACCTCGAGGCAATACTCGGGCCAACTATACATCCCTGAAGTAAACTACCTGCTGTGCTTGGGTGCTTGCCTCGTCACAGTTGGCTTCAGGACAACTGTCATCATTGGGGAAGCTCATG GTATATGCGTTGTTCTTGTGATGATCGTCACAACCCTGTTGCTGACGATCGTGATGCTCCTAGTATGGAAGATCAGCGTCTGGTGGATCGTCGCGTTCTTCCTTGTTTTCATGTCGTCCGAGTCGATCTATCTATCTGCCATCCTGTCCCGATTCGCGCACGGCGCGTACGTGCCCGTGGCAATGTCGGCGGTCCTGATGGTGGTGATGGTCGTGTGGCACTACGTGCACGTGAACAAGTACAGGTTTGAGCTCGAGCACTCTATCCCCCGCGACAAAGTGAAAGAGCTCCTTGAGCGCAGCGACATACAGAGGGTGCCAGGGATCGGCCTCTTCTACACCGAGCTGGTTCAGGGCATACCCCCGGTGTTCCGTCATCTCATCGAGAAGATCCCTTCCATCCACTCGGTGCTCATTTTCGTCTCCATGAAGCACCTGCCCATCCCATCTGTCGACATGTCGGAGCGCTTTCTCTTTAGACAGGTAgacagagaagattacaaggtGTTCCAGTGCGTGGCACGGTATGGGTACAGGGACCCCTTCGAGGAGGCCAAGGACTTCGTTGACAAACTTGTAGAGCATCTCCAGTACTACATCCGGGATGTCAACCTCTATGGCCTGGGCTGCGAGCCGATGATGAAGCAGTCCTTCAGCTACTGCAGTTCTCGCGCTGAGAGCTTTGGCAGCCATGAAAAAACCAAAGTAAAGGCAGTCTACGCTGAGGAGATGCTCACACCAGCAGAGTCATTCTCGGAGCACGCGAGGCAAGCTAGTGGAAAGAACAAGCTTTTTACACAATTTCAG GGAGACAAGATGAATATAGTAGAGATGATGAAGATTCAGCAGGAGCAACAGGCTGTCCTTGAAGAGATGAGTAAAGGTGTGGTGTACATATTTGGAGAGAGCGAGGTGGTGGCAAGACCCCACTCCTCACTCATTAAGAAGATAGCTATCAACTACATATACTCTTTTCTTAGAAAGAACTCCAGGAATGGTGAGAAGATGCTGTCGATCCCCCGTCGACAGATCCTAAAGGTCGGAGTCTCATATGAAATCTAA
- the LOC103643615 gene encoding Potassium transporter 27, producing the protein MAPAQHQAAADRGSREEIVIVDLESEAGADDAAAAAATMQRQDSLYAAATRAAGANHHGQDSWARTLRLAFQCVGILYGDIGTSPLFVYSSTFRDGVGHPDDLLGALSLIIYSFLLFTVIKYVYIALRANDDGDGGTFALYTLISRHAKVSLIPNQQVEEDDLVAKYNRDKPPATLRRAEWMKELLETNKAVKVSLFLITMLATAMVISDAILTPAISVLSAVGGLKEKATFLTTDEIVWITVGILVALFAIQRFGTDKVGYLFAPIILLWLLLIAAVGFYNLVKYDTGALRAFNMKYIIDYFRRNKKKGWASLGGILLCFTGTEALFADLGYFSIRSIQLSFGFGLVPSVLLAYIGQAAYLRVHPEDVANTFYRSTPISLFWPTFILALAASIIGSQAMISCAFATISHSQTLGCFPRVKILHTSRQYSGQLYIPEVNYLLCLGACLVTVGFRTTVIIGEAHGICVVLVMIVTTLLLTIVMLLVWKISVWWIVAFFLVFMSSESIYLSAILSRFAHGAYVPVAMSAVLMVVMVVWHYVHVNKYRFELEHSIPRDKVKELLERSDIQRVPGIGLFYTELVQGIPPVFRHLIEKIPSIHSVLIFVSMKHLPIPSVDMSERFLFRQVDREDYKVFQCVARYGYRDPFEEAKDFVDKLVEHLQYYIRDVNLYGLGCEPMMKQSFSYCSSRAESFGSHEKTKVKAVYAEEMLTPAESFSEHARQASGKNKLFTQFQGDKMNIVEMMKIQQEQQAVLEEMSKGVVYIFGESEVVARPHSSLIKKIAINYIYSFLRKNSRNGEKMLSIPRRQILKVGVSYEI; encoded by the exons ATGGCGCCAGCCCAGCATCAAGCAGCAGCTGACAGAGGCAGCAGGGAAGAGATCGTCATCGTGGACCTCGAGAGCGAGGCCGGCGCCGacgacgcggcggcggcggcggcgacgatgCAGCGGCAGGACTCGCTGTACGCGGCCGCAACAAGAGCCGCCGGCGCCAACCACCACGGACAG GACAGCTGGGCCAGGACGCTGCGGCTGGCGTTCCAGTGCGTGGGGATCCTGTACGGCGACATTGGCACGTCGCCGCTGTTCGTGTACTCGAGCACGTTCCGGGACGGCGTCGGCCACCCGGACGACCTGCTCGGCGCGCTCTCCCTCATCATCTACAGCTTCCTGCTCTTCACCGTCATCAAGTACGTCTACATCGCCCTGCGAGCCAACGACGACGGTGACG GTGGCACTTTCGCCCTCTACACTCTCATCTCGCGCCACGCCAAGGTGAGCCTGATCCCGAACCAGCAGGTGGAGGAGGACGACCTCGTCGCCAAGTACAACCGCGACAAGCCGCCGGCGACGCTCCGGCGAGCGGAATGGATGAAGGAGCTGCTCGAGACGAACAAGGCCGTCAAGGTCTCGCTCTTCCTCATCACCATGCTCGCCACCGCCATGGTCATCAGCGACGCTATCCTCACCCCTGCAATCTCAG TCCTCTCCGCCGTTGGCGGTCTCAAAGAGAAGGCGACTTTTCTCACCACAG ACGAGATAGTCTGGATCACCGTGGGGATTCTGGTGGCGCTGTTCGCGATCCAGAGGTTCGGGACGGACAAGGTCGGCTACCTGTTCGCGCCGATCATCCTGCTCTGGCTGCTCCTGATCGCGGCCGTCGGCTTCTACAACCTGGTGAAGTACGACACCGGCGCTCTCAGGGCGTTCAACATGAAGTACATCATCGACTACTTCAGACGGAACAAGAAGAAAGGGTGGGCCTCCCTTGGAGGCATACTCCTTTGCTTCACAG GCACAGAAGCCCTTTTTGCTGATCTAGGCTACTTCAGCATCAGGTCGATCCAG CTGAGCTTTGGCTTCGGTTTAGTCCCCTCAGTGCTGCTCGCTTACATCGGGCAAGCAGCGTACTTGAGAGTGCACCCGGAGGATGTGGCCAACACTTTCTACAGATCCACTCCAA TCTCCTTGTTCTGGCCAACGTTCATTCTCGCGCTAGCAGCATCGATCATTGGGAGCCAAGCCATGATCTCCTGCGCCTTCGCGACAATCTCGCATTCCCAGACACTCGGTTGCTTTCCGAGGGTAAAGATACTGCACACCTCGAGGCAATACTCGGGCCAACTATACATCCCTGAAGTAAACTACCTGCTGTGCTTGGGTGCTTGCCTCGTCACAGTTGGCTTCAGGACAACTGTCATCATTGGGGAAGCTCATG GTATATGCGTTGTTCTTGTGATGATCGTCACAACCCTGTTGCTGACGATCGTGATGCTCCTAGTATGGAAGATCAGCGTCTGGTGGATCGTCGCGTTCTTCCTTGTTTTCATGTCGTCCGAGTCGATCTATCTATCTGCCATCCTGTCCCGATTCGCGCACGGCGCGTACGTGCCCGTGGCAATGTCGGCGGTCCTGATGGTGGTGATGGTCGTGTGGCACTACGTGCACGTGAACAAGTACAGGTTTGAGCTCGAGCACTCTATCCCCCGCGACAAAGTGAAAGAGCTCCTTGAGCGCAGCGACATACAGAGGGTGCCAGGGATCGGCCTCTTCTACACCGAGCTGGTTCAGGGCATACCCCCGGTGTTCCGTCATCTCATCGAGAAGATCCCTTCCATCCACTCGGTGCTCATTTTCGTCTCCATGAAGCACCTGCCCATCCCATCTGTCGACATGTCGGAGCGCTTTCTCTTTAGACAGGTAgacagagaagattacaaggtGTTCCAGTGCGTGGCACGGTATGGGTACAGGGACCCCTTCGAGGAGGCCAAGGACTTCGTTGACAAACTTGTAGAGCATCTCCAGTACTACATCCGGGATGTCAACCTCTATGGCCTGGGCTGCGAGCCGATGATGAAGCAGTCCTTCAGCTACTGCAGTTCTCGCGCTGAGAGCTTTGGCAGCCATGAAAAAACCAAAGTAAAGGCAGTCTACGCTGAGGAGATGCTCACACCAGCAGAGTCATTCTCGGAGCACGCGAGGCAAGCTAGTGGAAAGAACAAGCTTTTTACACAATTTCAG GGAGACAAGATGAATATAGTAGAGATGATGAAGATTCAGCAGGAGCAACAGGCTGTCCTTGAAGAGATGAGTAAAGGTGTGGTGTACATATTTGGAGAGAGCGAGGTGGTGGCAAGACCCCACTCCTCACTCATTAAGAAGATAGCTATCAACTACATATACTCTTTTCTTAGAAAGAACTCCAGGAATGGTGAGAAGATGCTGTCGATCCCCCGTCGACAGATCCTAAAGGTCGGAGTCTCATATGAAATCTAA
- the LOC103645427 gene encoding two-component response regulator ORR6-like, with the protein MAVVPSVSAMATAAAAPSSVAPSLAPKANDSRKAVVPVDASELEKHVLAVDDKSADRAAIARILHGSRYRVTAMESAKRALELLAMGLLPDVSMIITDYWMPGMTGYELLKRVKESAALRGTYVVIMSSMTIVVYTFSNKILR; encoded by the coding sequence ATGGCGGTTGTCCCGTCCGTCTCTGCGATGGCCACCGCCGCCGCTGCTCCATCATCTGTGGCGCCGTCCCTTGCACCCAAGGCCAACGATAGCAGGAAGGCGGTGGTGCCTGTGGACGCGTCGGAGCTGGAGAAGCACGTGCTGGCGGTGGACGACAAATCCGCTGACCGCGCCGCGATCGCCAGGATCCTGCACGGCTCCAGGTATAGGGTGACCGCCATGGAGTCGGCGAAGCGCGCGCTGGAGTTGCTCGCGATGGGCCTGCTCCCCGACGTCAGCATGATCATCACCGACTACTGGATGCCTGGGATGACCGGGTACGAGCTGCTCAAGCGCGTCAAGGAGTCGGCGGCGCTCAGGGGCACCTATGTCGTCATCATGTCGTCTATGACCATCGTGGTTTATACATTTTCAAACAAAATTTTACGATAG